The sequence CGTATGGCGCTCGGTCGGCTCAAATGCGAGGGCGATCCCCAGTGTCACTGCGGTGATCATGTTGACCCAGAGAATCTGGACGGGGGTGATGGGCAGCGCCATCTGCAGCAAGAGGGCGGCAATGATGGTCAGCGCCTCGCCTGCGTTGGTCGGCAGCGTCCAGCTGATGACCTTCTTGATGTTGTCGTAGACTGTCCGTCCTTCGCGGACAGCGGCGACGATCGAGGCGAAATTGTCATCGGCGAGCACGATTTCCGCCGCTTCCTTCGCCGCTTCGCTACCTGTTTTTCCCATCGCGATGCCGGCGCCGGCCCGCTTGAGCGCCGGGGCGTCGTTGACGCCGTCGCCCGTCATGGCTACGGTCATGCCGTTGGCCTGGAGTGCCATAACCAGCCGGAGTTTGTGTTCGGGGCTTGTACGCGCAAAGATCCCCGTCGTGGTGACAGCTTTTTTGAGTGCGGCATCGTCGAGGGTATCCAGTTCCGGTCCGGTCAAAACCGCATCGGCATGCTCCAGGCCGAGCGCTTTGCCGATGGCCAGTGCCGTAGTGGCATGGTCTCCGGTGATCATTTTTACCCCGATACCGGCGCGGCGGCATTCGGCCACGGCGTCGACGGCTTCGGGGCGCGGGGGATCGATGAAGCCTGCCAGCCCTAGGAAGATGAGAGCGCCTTCCAGATCGGAACGTTCCAGTACGGAGTGCTCCGGTGGCACGGGCCTAAGGGCAAAGGCCAGCACCCGCTGCCCCTGCGATGCGACCGCTTCGGCCTGTTCTTGCCAGTATTCCCGATCCAGCGGAGCGGTGCCGTTGTCTCTCTCCCTTTGCCTGTCGCAAAGTCCGAGGAGCGCTTCCGGCGCACCCTTGACGAAGATAACGGCTCGGTTTTCATGATCATGGTTGAGGGTTGCCATGAATTTGTGGGCGCTGTCGAAGGGGATGGCGTCGCTCCTGACCCAGCGGCCGCGGGTCTGTGCAAGGTCGCCGCCCGCCTTGCCGTAAAAGGCGAGCAGTGCCCCTTCCATCGGGTCGCCCTCGATCTCCCAAGCCTCTTCGTTATTCAGCAGTTCCGCGTCGTTGCACAATACGGCAGCTTCCCCCAGCTCCAGCAGTTCGGGGAAGCTGCCGGCGCCAATCTTTTCCCCCTCCGTTTCGATCTCCCCGGCGGGTTCGTAACCGGTACCGCCGACGGTGAAACGATTGCCGGCGGTGACGACCGTGGCGACGTTCATCTCGTTGCGCGTGAGCGTGCCGGTCTTGTCGGAGCAGATGACGGAGACCGCACCCAGTGTCTCGATGGCCGGCAGGCGGCGGACGATGGCGTTTCGCCTGGCCATTGCCTGGACACCGACGGCCAGGGTGATCGTCAACACGGCAGGCAGCCCTTCGGGGATGGCGGCGACAAAGATGCCGACGACGGCCATAAACAGTTCGTCGAAAGGATGCTCGAGAAGGCTATGGCCGACGGCGAGGATCAGGGCGGAGACGACAAGAATGAAGAGTGTCAGCACCTTGGCGAAGCGGGCCATCTGCAGGACCAGCGGCGTATTGAGGGTCTGCACTTCCGAGAGCAGGCTGCTGATACGCCCGATCTCGGTCCGGCCGCCGGTGGCGATAACGACGCCGGTGCCCTGGCCGCGGGTGACCGTCGTGCCGCTGTAGGCCATGCAGATACGGTCGCCGAGCGGGGCTGAGGCATCAACGTGCTCAGGCCGTTTTTCCACCGGGACCGATTCTCCGGTGAGAATAGCCTCCTGGACCTGGAGGCTGTT is a genomic window of Sulfurimonas sp. HSL1-2 containing:
- a CDS encoding cation-transporting P-type ATPase encodes the protein MENVPNWHAEEAEKVLEALETSPDGLSEDEAAARLETYGPNRLPEPPKPHPLLRFLAQFHNILIYVLLGAAFITALLGHLVDTAVILAVVLINALIGFLQEGKAEKALEAIRHMLALHSSVVRSGRRSTVAGETLVPGDIVILEAGDKVPADLRLLKANSLQVQEAILTGESVPVEKRPEHVDASAPLGDRICMAYSGTTVTRGQGTGVVIATGGRTEIGRISSLLSEVQTLNTPLVLQMARFAKVLTLFILVVSALILAVGHSLLEHPFDELFMAVVGIFVAAIPEGLPAVLTITLAVGVQAMARRNAIVRRLPAIETLGAVSVICSDKTGTLTRNEMNVATVVTAGNRFTVGGTGYEPAGEIETEGEKIGAGSFPELLELGEAAVLCNDAELLNNEEAWEIEGDPMEGALLAFYGKAGGDLAQTRGRWVRSDAIPFDSAHKFMATLNHDHENRAVIFVKGAPEALLGLCDRQRERDNGTAPLDREYWQEQAEAVASQGQRVLAFALRPVPPEHSVLERSDLEGALIFLGLAGFIDPPRPEAVDAVAECRRAGIGVKMITGDHATTALAIGKALGLEHADAVLTGPELDTLDDAALKKAVTTTGIFARTSPEHKLRLVMALQANGMTVAMTGDGVNDAPALKRAGAGIAMGKTGSEAAKEAAEIVLADDNFASIVAAVREGRTVYDNIKKVISWTLPTNAGEALTIIAALLLQMALPITPVQILWVNMITAVTLGIALAFEPTERHTMRRPPRSRDESLLGGGLLWHIVLVAALFLAGVFGIYDYAVTRGDSEALARTLAMNTLVTLEIFHLLFIRNFRETALSWSALRGTPIVWGAIGVVLLGQLCITYLPALQGIFGTEAVPPTDLLLMLGMGMALFGIIEAEKQLRLRLFT